One window of Paenibacillus sp. FSL K6-3182 genomic DNA carries:
- the pilM gene encoding pilus assembly protein PilM, which yields MNQSILRKLTNGHQTLGIEITDSYVKVCEIQQKGKKAVQLMNYSSRELPVGVVDDGKVMDKEKLQAVLKIVLDSRRFGSRYVHFAIPSQRVMVRSLKLPDIVNVEIKKLVQFEVKNNLSMAFDDPYYDFIKLPKAVNAEAVLPSEEANLCEVLVVAASTSILQDYVDIFEQLKLIPCSIEIKSFSLLRLVKWGHIDVEGINIIVNVNELNSEITIIEDGHFKITRNVEVSFKSLVTEHDIEQNLWLDNYSNPEQFFMNAAQDLIAELERLMNFYYYNINKSERTFSRVIVSGDILQLDKLASLMEDSLTPPVALLNLDLLSKAGKDSSWSVPMYAVPLGLALRGKGT from the coding sequence ATGAATCAGTCCATACTTAGAAAACTTACTAATGGTCATCAAACCCTTGGTATTGAAATCACAGACAGCTATGTAAAGGTTTGTGAGATTCAACAAAAGGGAAAGAAGGCTGTTCAATTAATGAACTATTCCTCAAGAGAGCTGCCAGTTGGTGTTGTTGACGATGGCAAGGTGATGGATAAGGAAAAGCTGCAAGCGGTATTGAAAATAGTGTTGGACTCCAGGCGCTTTGGAAGTCGATACGTTCATTTCGCCATTCCTAGTCAAAGAGTGATGGTAAGAAGTCTCAAGCTGCCGGATATCGTAAATGTTGAGATTAAGAAGCTTGTACAGTTCGAAGTGAAAAATAACTTGAGTATGGCATTTGACGATCCTTATTACGATTTCATTAAGCTGCCGAAGGCTGTTAACGCTGAGGCAGTGCTACCATCGGAAGAAGCGAATTTATGCGAGGTATTGGTGGTTGCTGCATCAACGAGCATATTGCAGGATTATGTAGATATTTTCGAACAACTGAAATTAATTCCTTGCAGCATTGAGATCAAGTCATTCTCCCTACTGCGTTTAGTAAAATGGGGGCATATCGATGTCGAAGGAATTAATATTATCGTTAATGTAAATGAACTAAACAGTGAGATAACTATTATAGAAGATGGACATTTCAAAATTACCCGTAATGTTGAGGTATCCTTCAAATCTTTAGTCACAGAACACGACATTGAACAAAATCTTTGGCTAGATAACTACTCAAACCCTGAGCAATTTTTCATGAATGCTGCACAGGATTTAATAGCAGAGCTTGAGCGGTTAATGAATTTTTACTACTACAATATCAATAAGAGTGAACGTACATTCAGCCGAGTAATAGTCTCTGGTGATATTTTACAACTAGATAAGCTAGCTTCTTTAATGGAGGATAGTCTAACCCCGCCTGTAGCGTTGCTGAATTTGGATCTATTATCTAAAGCAGGAAAGGATAGCAGCTGGAGTGTTCCAATGTATGCCGTGCCGCTTGGTTTAGCTTTGAGGGGGAAGGGAACATGA